From Dasypus novemcinctus isolate mDasNov1 chromosome 11, mDasNov1.1.hap2, whole genome shotgun sequence, one genomic window encodes:
- the CENPQ gene encoding centromere protein Q produces MPNKANASKKISQKFKRNPKRKVDDEDMVLSEKEVKNTMKKIKKQPKYLSSEVTGKTKHTNLKQVKIASNKRKTWQPLSKSSREYLQTMMESVIIAILSNRIRENEQIQYHLNCLKKRLLQLCETLKVPPKKLKDLTNVSSLLKMERTQHRANEEGLALLQEEIDKIVETTESMTGNIESLKSKLQILTSEVEEEEKKVKQMSQIDSGGVLSLPELSQNSLRAPILQKEIMMLIPNQHTLLKDLDVLHNSSQMKDMLTFIEEAYKKLDAS; encoded by the exons ATGCCTAATAAAGCAAATGCCTCCAAGAAAATATctcaaaaattcaaaagaaatccCAAAAGAAAAGTTGATGATGAAGATATGGTGTTGTCAGAGAAAGAg gttaaaaacacaatgaaaaaaattaaaaaacaaccaaagTATCTGTCTTCTGAag tgacaggaaaaacaaaacatactaATCTGAAACAGGTAAAGATAGCATCCAACAAGAGAAAAACCTGGCAGCCTCTTTCAAAGAGTAGCAGAGAGTATTTGCAAACCATGATGGAATCAGTAATAAT aGCAATTTTGAGTAACAGAATTAGAGAAAATGAGCAAATCCAATATCATCTCAACTGCCTGAAGAAAAG ATTGCTACAACTGTGTGAAACGCTGAAAGTCCCTCCCAAAAAGCTGAAAGATTTAACTAATGTGTCAAGTCTattgaaaatggaaaggacacagCACAGAGCTAATGAAGAAGGTCTGGCATTATTACAG gaagaaatagataaaatagtgGAGACAACAGAGTCAATGACTGGGAATATTGAAAGCCTCAAAAGCAAACTTCAGATTTTGACAAGTGAggtggaagaagaggagaagaaggttaaacag aTGTCTCAAATAGATAGTGGTGGGGTACTCTCTCTTCCAGAACTTTCTCAGAATAGTCTTAGAGCACCAATTCTTCAG AAAGAAATTATGATGCTAATTCCAAACCAGCACACTCTTCTAAAGGACTTAGATGTTCTTCATAATTCATCCCAGATGAAGGACATGTTAACTTTCATCGAAGAAGCCTATAAGAAATTGGATGCCTCTTAA